GCACGATCGGGCATATCGATCATGGGAAGACGACGTTGACGGCGGCGATCACCAACGTGTTGCACAAGCAGAACCCGAACGTGCAGTTCACGCCGTTCGATCAGATCGATAAGGCGCCCGAGGAGCGTGAGCGGGGGATCACGATCTCGGTGTCGCATGTGGAGTACGAGACGGACAACCGTCACTACGCGCATGTGGATT
This portion of the Actinomycetota bacterium genome encodes:
- the tuf gene encoding elongation factor Tu (EF-Tu; promotes GTP-dependent binding of aminoacyl-tRNA to the A-site of ribosomes during protein biosynthesis; when the tRNA anticodon matches the mRNA codon, GTP hydrolysis results; the inactive EF-Tu-GDP leaves the ribosome and release of GDP is promoted by elongation factor Ts; many prokaryotes have two copies of the gene encoding EF-Tu), with product MAKEKFARTKPHLNIGTIGHIDHGKTTLTAAITNVLHKQNPNVQFTPFDQIDKAPEERERGITISVSHVEYETDNRHYAHVD